A single genomic interval of Flammeovirga agarivorans harbors:
- a CDS encoding aldehyde dehydrogenase family protein has product MQSTIEKKQLKFGHKRLYINGELIEGKTGEVADAISPINNQAVATLSQATLEDTEYALESAQAGFKVWSKLPVEERVAWMIKLRQQLLDNADRLRTAVCHEMGKTWAASEEDITSITDALAFYAKAIQEKQNFEIEDRQGTHTHRMIYQPLGVVTAFLAWNFPLLNLGFKLGPALAAGCSIIIKASESSSISASIIAELAHEINFPKGVITVLHGNRKNVGIPLCESTIPQLITMIGSTFTAQKLIEQSVKTSIKRYSMECGGNAPFILFKDGNMQDALDITQAIKFGGNAGQVCVAPNRFFIQSDVYEDFKDQLVKRALQTKVGYYVEEEVDMGPVANKAQLKSVQQFVENCVRDGGEILTGGKTLDKEGCYYAPTVIELKDRNAEILQHEVFGPVCVIMKFDTKEEVMKLANDSTAGLASYIFTENEELLEEFAINLEFGEVQQNGVKYDINLPHLGVKNSGISMDCSEYALDDYLILKRISKKI; this is encoded by the coding sequence ATGCAATCAACTATAGAAAAGAAACAGCTGAAGTTTGGTCATAAAAGACTTTACATTAATGGTGAACTTATCGAAGGGAAGACTGGCGAGGTAGCTGATGCTATTTCTCCTATAAATAATCAAGCAGTTGCCACTTTATCACAAGCGACTTTAGAAGATACGGAATATGCCTTAGAGTCTGCTCAGGCAGGTTTTAAAGTATGGTCTAAACTTCCCGTTGAGGAAAGAGTAGCTTGGATGATAAAATTACGTCAGCAACTATTAGACAATGCAGATAGATTAAGAACCGCTGTTTGCCATGAAATGGGAAAAACATGGGCGGCTTCTGAAGAAGATATTACAAGTATCACCGATGCATTAGCGTTTTATGCAAAGGCTATACAGGAAAAACAAAACTTCGAAATTGAAGATAGACAAGGTACACATACTCACCGTATGATTTACCAACCATTGGGAGTAGTCACGGCTTTCTTGGCTTGGAATTTCCCATTATTGAATCTTGGTTTCAAGTTAGGACCAGCGTTAGCAGCGGGATGTTCGATCATTATCAAGGCGTCTGAATCATCGTCTATTTCTGCTTCGATCATTGCAGAATTAGCTCATGAGATCAACTTCCCTAAAGGAGTAATCACAGTATTGCATGGTAACCGTAAAAATGTGGGCATTCCGTTATGTGAAAGTACGATTCCACAACTGATCACCATGATTGGTTCTACTTTTACAGCTCAGAAGCTAATTGAACAATCGGTAAAAACATCGATAAAAAGATATTCTATGGAATGTGGTGGAAATGCACCATTTATTCTTTTTAAAGATGGAAATATGCAAGATGCATTAGATATCACACAAGCCATAAAGTTTGGAGGTAATGCAGGGCAAGTTTGTGTAGCACCTAACCGTTTCTTTATTCAGAGTGATGTTTATGAGGATTTTAAGGATCAGTTGGTAAAAAGAGCACTTCAAACGAAAGTAGGATATTATGTAGAGGAAGAAGTGGACATGGGACCTGTAGCAAATAAAGCACAGTTAAAATCGGTGCAACAATTTGTAGAGAACTGTGTGAGAGACGGAGGTGAAATCCTTACAGGAGGCAAGACATTGGATAAAGAAGGTTGTTATTATGCTCCTACTGTAATTGAATTAAAAGACAGAAATGCAGAAATCCTTCAACATGAAGTGTTCGGTCCTGTATGTGTGATCATGAAATTCGATACAAAAGAAGAGGTAATGAAATTGGCCAATGATTCTACAGCAGGTTTAGCATCGTATATTTTTACTGAAAACGAAGAGCTGTTAGAAGAGTTTGCTATCAACCTAGAATTTGGAGAGGTACAACAAAATGGGGTGAAGTATGATATCAATTTACCTCACTTAGGAGTAAAAAATAGTGGTATTAGTATGGACTGTTCAGAATATGCACTGGACGATTATCTAATATTAAAACGTATTTCGAAAAAGATATAA
- a CDS encoding L-rhamnose/proton symporter RhaT, which translates to MDILAILLILCASFFQGTFGLGMKHIAPLKWENWWIVHATIAMVLFPVMWSIIAVPDTFGIIMEADSSVIFMAMLFGFLWGIGGILFGVSVEYTGVSITYGIVMGLAASVGSLIPLAQMETLPENANIVLGGVGLLLVGVAITAVAGVKRDQDTSTDIEEEFEEDGDVLVAPSKTEATAKKSIKTGVAIAVACGVLSALLNVGFSNASPIVELAVTKYNTNPTDASLVAWVVVLFGAYIMNAGYALFKMAQNNSWTDFKVEGSNKAYMWSALAGIFWFAALGVYGQGAALMGELGAVVGWPMMLGISLIVSNVWGYRSGEWKGASGPFKILLGGLVVLIAATCLLGYSNI; encoded by the coding sequence ATGGATATACTAGCAATATTATTGATTTTATGTGCCAGCTTTTTTCAAGGCACTTTTGGATTAGGAATGAAACATATCGCTCCATTAAAATGGGAAAATTGGTGGATAGTTCATGCAACGATTGCAATGGTTCTATTCCCTGTGATGTGGTCTATTATAGCTGTACCAGATACATTTGGAATTATCATGGAAGCGGATTCTTCTGTGATTTTTATGGCCATGCTCTTTGGTTTCCTTTGGGGTATTGGAGGTATTTTATTTGGTGTGAGTGTTGAATACACAGGCGTCAGTATTACCTATGGCATTGTAATGGGATTGGCAGCATCTGTGGGTTCGTTAATCCCTTTAGCTCAGATGGAAACATTGCCTGAAAATGCCAATATAGTATTAGGCGGTGTAGGTTTATTGTTAGTTGGAGTAGCAATTACTGCTGTAGCAGGAGTGAAAAGAGATCAAGATACTTCAACAGACATCGAAGAAGAATTTGAGGAAGATGGAGACGTACTGGTTGCTCCATCAAAAACAGAGGCGACAGCTAAGAAGTCGATCAAGACAGGAGTAGCTATTGCTGTAGCATGTGGTGTACTGTCAGCTTTATTAAATGTTGGTTTTTCTAATGCTTCACCTATTGTTGAATTAGCAGTAACGAAATACAATACCAATCCAACAGACGCAAGTTTAGTAGCATGGGTGGTAGTTCTTTTTGGTGCATACATTATGAATGCAGGCTATGCTTTATTCAAAATGGCACAAAACAATTCATGGACTGATTTCAAGGTAGAAGGAAGTAATAAAGCTTATATGTGGTCTGCCTTAGCAGGTATTTTCTGGTTTGCAGCATTAGGGGTATACGGACAAGGTGCTGCTCTTATGGGAGAACTTGGTGCAGTTGTCGGTTGGCCAATGATGTTAGGTATATCACTGATTGTAAGTAACGTTTGGGGATACCGTTCAGGAGAATGGAAAGGTGCTTCTGGACCTTTCAAAATATTGTTAGGTGGCTTGGTAGTCTTGATCGCTGCTACTTGTTTATTAGGGTACTCAAACATATAA
- a CDS encoding sulfatase: MKQVILKCCIVLFSLSIYSCSLKKVDNKTDIKKPNILFISFDDLRPEMGTYGSDVAITPNIDKLAKRGLQFNQAYCQQAICSPSRASLMTGARPESINVIENYTYFRDENPDIITLPQHFKENGYETVNCGKVYHGKFSDMEKSWSMQPDYKALPYKVNALVEKFVDPDNIRTFKENKAKMVAKYGNQHGLGMGPAFECVDVPDNAYIDGVNTDMAIHILKEHKASKSDKPLFLGVGYIAAHLDFLAPKKYWDMYDRDDIKLANQYKGPVNGAPMGLHASFELRVRSNIPKYGKIPDSLALDLKHGYLATASYIDAQVGKLLAALEEEDLLENTIVMLWSDHGFHLGEMGVWCKATNYDIATRVPLIIWTPDQSEKSRGVKSDALVELVDMYPTLCDLAGLEKPKHLEGQSFAPLLDNPDLDWKSAVFSSFPTPALREWAANPLSKGMRETYFGPLIKDVEANIKEVMKDKWNRKLFENDLMGYAMKTQRYKLVLWKDRKNKDKAPLFIELYDHQKDPKETVNVADQNPELVKELIQQFNKGWKGNLAPIKADNSLI, encoded by the coding sequence ATGAAGCAGGTTATTTTAAAATGCTGTATTGTTTTATTTTCTCTCTCAATCTATTCATGTAGCCTAAAGAAAGTAGATAACAAAACAGATATCAAAAAGCCAAATATCTTATTTATCTCATTTGATGATTTAAGACCAGAAATGGGTACTTATGGTTCAGATGTAGCGATTACACCCAATATTGATAAGCTCGCTAAAAGAGGCTTACAATTTAATCAGGCGTATTGTCAGCAAGCCATTTGTAGTCCTTCAAGAGCAAGTTTAATGACTGGTGCTCGTCCTGAATCCATCAATGTAATTGAGAATTATACTTATTTCAGAGATGAAAATCCTGATATAATTACACTACCTCAACATTTTAAAGAAAATGGATATGAGACGGTGAACTGTGGAAAAGTATACCATGGTAAATTCTCTGATATGGAAAAGTCTTGGTCAATGCAACCAGATTACAAAGCATTACCTTATAAAGTAAATGCTTTAGTAGAGAAGTTTGTTGACCCTGATAATATCAGAACGTTCAAAGAAAATAAAGCGAAAATGGTGGCCAAGTATGGTAACCAACACGGCTTAGGAATGGGGCCAGCATTCGAATGTGTTGATGTACCAGATAATGCCTACATCGATGGTGTAAATACCGATATGGCTATCCATATTTTGAAAGAACACAAGGCCTCAAAATCTGACAAACCTTTGTTCTTGGGTGTCGGCTATATTGCGGCACATTTGGATTTCTTAGCCCCTAAGAAATATTGGGACATGTATGATAGAGACGACATTAAGTTGGCCAATCAATACAAAGGACCTGTAAATGGAGCACCTATGGGGTTACATGCTTCTTTTGAGTTAAGAGTTCGTTCCAATATTCCTAAATATGGAAAAATTCCTGATTCATTAGCACTGGATCTAAAACATGGTTATTTGGCTACTGCAAGTTATATCGATGCTCAAGTAGGGAAACTTCTTGCTGCTTTGGAGGAAGAGGATTTACTCGAAAATACTATCGTAATGCTTTGGTCAGATCATGGTTTTCATTTAGGAGAAATGGGAGTATGGTGTAAGGCCACCAATTATGATATTGCAACGAGAGTACCACTTATCATCTGGACTCCCGATCAATCAGAGAAAAGTAGAGGTGTAAAATCAGATGCTCTTGTAGAGTTGGTAGATATGTATCCTACTTTATGTGATCTAGCTGGTTTAGAAAAACCAAAACATTTAGAAGGGCAGTCATTTGCTCCTTTGTTAGATAATCCAGACTTAGATTGGAAATCAGCAGTATTTTCATCTTTCCCAACCCCTGCACTTAGAGAATGGGCGGCCAACCCTCTTTCTAAAGGAATGAGAGAAACGTATTTTGGTCCACTGATCAAAGATGTGGAAGCCAATATCAAAGAAGTAATGAAAGACAAGTGGAACCGTAAGTTATTTGAAAATGACTTGATGGGTTATGCCATGAAAACTCAACGTTACAAATTGGTATTATGGAAAGACCGCAAAAATAAAGATAAAGCACCGTTGTTTATAGAACTTTATGATCACCAAAAAGATCCTAAAGAGACTGTAAATGTAGCGGATCAAAATCCAGAATTGGTAAAAGAACTTATTCAACAATTTAATAAAGGGTGGAAGGGAAACCTTGCACCGATAAAAGCGGATAATTCATTAATATAA
- a CDS encoding 2-dehydro-3-deoxygalactonokinase: MISLPKQFISCDWGTSNFRLRLIDTNTLDVVKEHKTSKGVKALYQEYESNANTSQYKYFSDYLTDQLNEIDEAGNSKVVVASGMASSSIGLQELGYAQMPIDAYGSNLFSKLLTLKKDLSLLLVSGVKTNTDVMRGEEVQAVGLADFLPIKKEGVLLLPGTHSKHIQYKNGIYHGLQTFMTGELFDLIAKESILNISMIKAPFSEEYKPAFVEGVKKGMEGNLSSSLFSIRAKDLMHNNYFMRNKNIKPETVKIENYYFLSGLMIGEELTYLKNSTQHISVAANGVLGELYRIALAEVMNRDINYLEEDVLEKALLIGQRKVLNTYV, from the coding sequence ATGATAAGTTTACCAAAGCAGTTTATCAGTTGTGATTGGGGAACATCTAATTTTAGACTCCGATTAATTGATACGAATACGCTTGATGTGGTCAAAGAACACAAGACAAGCAAAGGTGTAAAAGCCTTATATCAAGAATACGAATCGAACGCAAATACAAGTCAGTACAAGTACTTTTCTGATTACCTGACAGATCAATTGAATGAAATTGATGAGGCAGGAAATAGTAAAGTGGTCGTGGCTTCTGGAATGGCTTCTTCATCCATAGGATTACAGGAACTAGGCTATGCTCAAATGCCCATTGACGCTTATGGGAGCAATTTATTTAGCAAGTTACTGACCTTAAAAAAAGACCTTTCTTTATTATTAGTATCAGGCGTAAAAACCAATACAGATGTAATGAGAGGTGAAGAAGTACAGGCAGTAGGTTTAGCAGATTTTCTTCCAATAAAAAAAGAAGGAGTATTACTTCTGCCGGGTACACATAGTAAGCATATACAATATAAAAATGGTATTTACCATGGCTTGCAAACCTTTATGACAGGTGAGCTATTCGATCTAATTGCTAAGGAAAGTATTCTGAATATTTCGATGATAAAGGCCCCTTTTTCTGAAGAATATAAACCTGCTTTTGTAGAAGGAGTAAAGAAAGGAATGGAGGGAAATCTATCCAGTTCATTGTTCTCGATCAGAGCCAAGGATTTGATGCATAACAATTATTTCATGAGGAATAAAAACATCAAACCTGAGACGGTAAAGATCGAAAACTATTATTTCTTAAGTGGGTTGATGATCGGTGAAGAACTGACTTATCTGAAAAACTCTACGCAACACATTAGTGTAGCTGCTAATGGGGTATTAGGTGAACTGTATCGTATTGCTTTAGCTGAAGTGATGAATAGAGACATCAACTACCTTGAAGAAGATGTTTTAGAAAAGGCATTATTAATTGGTCAACGAAAAGTATTAAATACCTATGTATAG
- a CDS encoding SRPBCC family protein produces the protein MRSIALFILLMMGINIADAQNKEANVNVKISTIINAPADKVWEVLGQQFDDIADWTTVVKSSKAIEKIPTHIIADPSAPIPARETTSENKGKTITLVEVITEYSDENRSLKFYGDGLPGFIEFASDKQSVIEKGPHQCVVVFEVEVRLKSVFSIFKGKVEKRFEENFKRVQNDLKIYVERELVTK, from the coding sequence ATGAGATCTATTGCTCTTTTTATTCTACTTATGATGGGTATTAACATTGCAGATGCCCAAAATAAAGAAGCAAATGTTAACGTCAAGATATCAACCATTATCAATGCACCCGCAGATAAAGTGTGGGAAGTTTTAGGCCAACAGTTTGACGATATAGCTGATTGGACCACAGTAGTCAAGTCTTCAAAAGCAATAGAAAAAATCCCTACACATATTATTGCAGACCCTTCAGCACCCATTCCAGCAAGAGAAACTACTTCAGAGAATAAGGGTAAAACGATCACTTTAGTAGAAGTAATCACGGAATACTCTGATGAGAATAGATCATTGAAATTTTATGGAGATGGTCTTCCAGGCTTTATCGAATTTGCTTCAGATAAACAGTCAGTAATTGAGAAAGGACCTCACCAATGTGTAGTAGTATTTGAAGTAGAAGTGAGGTTGAAAAGTGTCTTTTCCATCTTTAAAGGAAAAGTCGAAAAAAGATTTGAGGAGAACTTTAAACGAGTTCAAAATGATTTAAAAATTTATGTCGAACGAGAGTTAGTAACCAAATAA
- a CDS encoding mandelate racemase/muconate lactonizing enzyme family protein → MKIKNIVPYVLSQDLEQPFYFSQWDYKSRKICLVKIILEDGTYGWGEGYGPADMIETGINFLKPFVIGQNVLENEKIWQMMYLRTLDFGRSGIFNAAISAIDVALWDCKGKVLNQPVSVLLGGVKNEVIHPYATGFYFTDSPTLDEDLRAEAKYYREQGFKAAKMKVGLGIEKDVYYVNLLKEALGEDVKLMIDSNHAYNYREALELCKRIEHLNIGWFEEPVHPEDFKGYAKLRENTNIPIAGGECEYLKFGFQRLFENDSVDIAQPDICATGGLTEAKRIATLAAAHHKDIVPHSWGTWIAISAAIHFVSNLDQNPGRMFRNAPMIELDRTENPLRDDVVTHQIKVENGEIKVPQLPGLGIDVNQNYLEKYAINYRKETAEVWS, encoded by the coding sequence ATGAAGATTAAAAATATAGTTCCTTATGTGTTGTCACAAGATTTGGAACAACCCTTTTACTTTTCTCAATGGGATTATAAATCGAGAAAAATCTGTCTTGTAAAGATCATTCTTGAAGATGGTACTTATGGTTGGGGAGAAGGATATGGCCCTGCTGATATGATTGAGACAGGAATCAATTTCTTAAAACCATTTGTCATTGGACAAAATGTGCTAGAAAATGAAAAGATCTGGCAGATGATGTATTTAAGAACTTTAGATTTTGGACGTAGTGGTATTTTCAATGCTGCCATTAGTGCAATTGATGTAGCTCTATGGGATTGTAAAGGTAAAGTTTTGAATCAGCCTGTTTCTGTATTGTTAGGAGGGGTAAAAAATGAAGTCATTCATCCTTATGCTACAGGTTTCTATTTCACAGATTCTCCAACATTAGATGAGGATTTAAGAGCAGAAGCCAAGTACTACAGAGAGCAAGGTTTTAAGGCTGCAAAGATGAAAGTAGGCTTAGGGATAGAAAAAGATGTTTACTACGTCAATTTATTAAAAGAAGCCCTAGGTGAGGATGTAAAGTTGATGATTGATTCTAACCATGCTTACAATTACAGAGAAGCATTGGAGCTTTGCAAACGTATTGAACATCTGAATATCGGATGGTTTGAAGAACCAGTACATCCTGAAGATTTTAAAGGATATGCAAAACTGAGAGAGAATACCAACATACCTATTGCAGGTGGGGAATGTGAATATTTGAAGTTTGGTTTTCAGCGTCTTTTTGAGAATGATTCTGTTGACATTGCCCAGCCAGATATTTGTGCTACAGGTGGCCTGACAGAAGCCAAGCGTATAGCCACATTAGCAGCTGCACATCATAAGGATATAGTACCACATTCTTGGGGTACATGGATTGCCATTAGTGCAGCCATTCACTTTGTATCTAATCTGGATCAGAACCCAGGTAGAATGTTTAGAAACGCTCCAATGATTGAATTGGATCGTACAGAAAATCCATTACGAGACGATGTAGTAACACATCAAATTAAAGTCGAAAATGGTGAAATTAAGGTCCCTCAGTTACCGGGCCTAGGTATTGATGTAAACCAAAATTATTTAGAGAAATATGCAATCAACTATAGAAAAGAAACAGCTGAAGTTTGGTCATAA
- a CDS encoding sulfatase, whose amino-acid sequence MKIKLSIAFILTSFFCFAQQKQPNIVLLFADDAGYSDFGFRGSESYETPNLDKLAKKGVIFDQMYVTASVCGPSRAGLLTGRYQQRFGFIENNVPGIMDDNSKFLGDEMGVPIEEKMIGEYLQEKGYTTAIFGKWHLGEADKFHPTKNGFDEFVGFRGGARSFFPYSDKQKENPHAKGVGKGRWLERGFENFQEHKGYLTNVLADETCNFIERHKSQPFFAMVSFNAVHLPLQIDPQDKDAFPELEGVRRKNAQMTLSLDRACGQIYDKLVELGLEENTIIVFANDNGGPSDKNMSCNYPFAGVKGTQLEGGIRVPCFIVWPNHIKEKSRYDQPVMTFDLMPTFYAAAGGDVSDIEKTDGVDLIPFLMNQNKNNPHENLFWKWETRGVVRSGDWKLMRFPDRPAMLFNLKKDPGEQNDLAAKHPEKVQKMFKELFAWEMELRRPMFMLRTAEEQWSANRFDQFRKPPTKDYLK is encoded by the coding sequence ATGAAAATTAAATTATCTATAGCGTTTATTTTAACTAGTTTTTTCTGTTTTGCTCAGCAAAAACAACCGAACATAGTGCTCTTGTTTGCAGACGATGCAGGCTATTCTGATTTTGGGTTTCGAGGTAGTGAGAGCTACGAAACTCCAAACTTGGATAAGCTAGCTAAGAAAGGAGTGATCTTCGACCAGATGTATGTCACTGCTTCTGTCTGTGGTCCATCAAGAGCGGGTTTACTTACTGGCAGGTACCAACAGAGATTTGGCTTTATCGAGAACAATGTTCCTGGGATTATGGACGATAATAGTAAGTTTCTCGGTGATGAAATGGGAGTGCCTATAGAAGAAAAAATGATTGGGGAATACCTACAGGAAAAAGGTTATACTACTGCAATTTTTGGTAAATGGCATTTAGGTGAAGCGGATAAATTTCATCCTACAAAAAATGGATTTGATGAGTTTGTAGGCTTCAGAGGAGGAGCAAGAAGCTTTTTTCCATATTCAGATAAACAAAAAGAAAACCCACATGCAAAAGGTGTGGGGAAAGGTAGATGGTTGGAAAGAGGTTTTGAAAACTTTCAGGAACATAAAGGCTATTTAACCAACGTTCTCGCAGATGAAACTTGCAACTTCATAGAACGCCACAAGTCTCAACCATTTTTCGCAATGGTATCTTTCAACGCGGTTCACCTTCCCTTACAAATTGATCCACAGGACAAAGATGCATTTCCAGAATTAGAAGGTGTGAGAAGAAAGAATGCTCAAATGACATTGTCTTTGGATAGAGCTTGTGGCCAGATCTACGACAAGCTGGTCGAGTTAGGTTTAGAAGAGAATACAATTATTGTTTTTGCCAATGATAATGGTGGACCATCTGATAAGAATATGTCTTGTAACTATCCTTTTGCAGGAGTAAAAGGTACACAGTTAGAAGGCGGAATTCGAGTACCTTGCTTTATTGTTTGGCCAAATCATATCAAAGAAAAATCACGATACGACCAACCAGTAATGACTTTTGATCTGATGCCTACATTCTATGCAGCAGCAGGTGGAGATGTCTCTGATATCGAAAAAACAGACGGAGTGGATTTAATTCCTTTCCTAATGAATCAAAACAAAAATAATCCCCATGAAAACCTTTTCTGGAAATGGGAAACAAGAGGTGTGGTTAGAAGTGGTGATTGGAAATTAATGCGTTTTCCTGATCGCCCTGCCATGTTGTTTAATCTCAAAAAAGATCCGGGGGAACAAAATGATTTAGCAGCAAAGCATCCCGAAAAAGTACAAAAAATGTTCAAGGAGCTTTTTGCATGGGAAATGGAATTGAGAAGACCCATGTTTATGCTTAGAACAGCAGAAGAACAATGGTCAGCCAATCGTTTCGATCAGTTTAGAAAGCCTCCAACAAAGGATTATTTAAAATAG
- a CDS encoding bifunctional 4-hydroxy-2-oxoglutarate aldolase/2-dehydro-3-deoxy-phosphogluconate aldolase: MYSTSFSQEKFQQAPVVGILRGIDKETLDRIIPVYIRAGFSTIEITMNTDEATSLIRYLSQSYPDLNVGAGTVCSLEDLDNALKSGAQFIVTPIIDETIIKKCKKQKIPVFPGALTPSEIYRAWEAGATAVKVFPCSQFGIQYIKDVMAPLDQIKLLPTGGVTKDNITNFFKVGVEGVGMGSSLFPKKLMNEGQEEALALHLKEIKTAYEAALQLA, translated from the coding sequence ATGTATAGCACTTCATTTTCTCAAGAAAAGTTTCAACAAGCTCCAGTGGTAGGTATCCTAAGAGGTATCGATAAAGAGACATTGGATAGAATTATTCCGGTCTATATTAGGGCGGGTTTTTCTACCATAGAAATAACAATGAATACTGATGAAGCCACTTCGCTCATCCGTTATCTTTCACAAAGCTACCCAGATTTAAATGTTGGAGCAGGAACAGTCTGTTCGTTAGAAGATTTGGATAATGCCTTAAAAAGCGGGGCTCAATTTATTGTTACCCCAATTATTGATGAGACGATTATCAAGAAATGTAAGAAACAAAAAATTCCAGTATTTCCGGGTGCATTAACTCCATCAGAGATTTATAGAGCCTGGGAAGCGGGAGCCACTGCAGTAAAAGTCTTTCCATGTTCTCAATTTGGTATTCAATATATCAAAGATGTGATGGCACCATTGGATCAGATAAAGTTGCTTCCAACGGGAGGGGTAACAAAAGATAATATTACCAATTTCTTTAAAGTTGGAGTTGAAGGTGTTGGAATGGGAAGTTCATTATTTCCTAAAAAGTTGATGAACGAAGGACAAGAGGAAGCATTGGCTCTTCACCTAAAAGAAATCAAAACGGCTTACGAAGCGGCACTTCAGTTGGCATAA